CCGCTCCGGCCCGAGAAGCCCCGCGGCGCGGAGTGCCTTCTCCAACCGGGACCGGGTCGCCGGCGAGGCGGGAGCCAGCGGGGGCCGGACCGCGTCGGCGCACAGCCCGAGCGCGGCGAGGGCCGCCTTGGCGGGGACGGGATTGGTCTCGGCGAAAAGGGCCCGCATCAGGTCGAGCAGGCGTTCGTGCTCCCGCCGAGCCGCTTCCGCGTCCCCCGCGAGCGCGGCTTCGACCATCCGCACGGTCCCGGCCGGGTCCACGTTGGACACCACGGAGACGACGCCGTCGCCTCCCATCAGCGTCATCGCGCAGGTCAGCTCGTCCTCGCCGGAGAGAACCGCCACCCCGCCCGGCCGTTCCTTGATCAGCGTGTGAGCCTGACTCAGGCTCCCGGAAGCCTCCTTGACGGCGCGGACGAGCTCGATTTCGGCGATCGGGCGGAGGATCTCCGGCGTGGCGTTGAGCCCCGTTCTGGAGGGCACGTTGTAGAAGACGATCGGGAGCCCCCCTTCCTCGGCGACGGCGCGGTAGTGAGCCAGAAGACCGGCGGGATTCGGCTTGTTGTAGTACGGCGTCACGACGAGGGCGGCGTCGGCGCCGAGTTCCCGGGCGCGGCGCGTCCTCGCGATCGTCAGCGCCGTGTTGTTCGTACCGGTGCCCGCCACCACCGGAACCCGCCCCTTCGCGCGCTCGACGGTGACGGCCACCAGGCGCTCCCACTCCTCCTGCTCGAGTGCCGGCGCCTCTCCGGTCGTCCCGCAAGGCACCAGCCCGTGCACTCCGGCCTCCAGTTGCCGGTCGACGAGCCGGACGAAGGCCTCCTCGTCGACGGCGCCACCCTCCCGGAACGGCGTCACGAGCGCCGTGAAGACCCCTCGCATCCTGCTGTGCGTCATCGCTGGCCTCCTTCTCCCCTGCCTTCCAGCCACGCCTCGATCATCTCGTCGGCCGACCGCGGTCCGTCCTGCCCGCGGAGCCATTCCGCCGCGGCGACCGCGCCCCTGGCGAAGACGCTCCGGTCCCGGCAGACGTGACGGAGCACGAGCGATTCGCCCGGTCCCTCCCAACCCAGCTCGTGGGTGCCGGGGACGGCGCCCGCGCGGATCCACGCGACCGGCAGGAGGTCGGGCGGGGCCGGCCCCTCCTCCGGTACCGGACCGGCCCGCTCGAGCCGCGGCGTCCGGTCGAGAACGATCTCCGCGAGCCGGCGGGCCGTCCCGGACGGTGCATCGCGCTTGCCGGCGTGGTGGTGTTCCACCAGGTAGGGCGAGAAATCGACTCTCGTGCCGAGCACTGCGGCCGCCGTTCGGGCGAGCCGGAACATCACCAGGACGCCGAGCGCGAAGTTCGGAGCCCACAGAAAACCGACGCCCCGCCGGCGCGCCACGGCGGCCAGATCCCGCATGGCGGCCTCGCACCCGGTCGTGCCGGACACGACCGGAACCCGGGCATCGAGCAGCTCCTCCACCAGCCCGGGCGCCGATTCCGCGCAAGTGAACTCGATCGCCACGTCGGGACGCGGCGCGGCGGAAAGGGGGGCGCCTTCCGGCGTCCGCAGGCCCTGCCGCGTCCTGACGGCCACCACCCGGTGGCCGCGCTCGGCGGCCGCGCGAGCCACCGCGCGGCCCATGCGGCCGAAACCGACGATCTCGATCGCGAGCCGGCCGGTCATCACGCGCCCCCGGTGCCGGCGGGAGCCGGGCGGGCGACCCACCGGCCGTGCAACCGGCGGACGAGATCCTCCGCCTGCTCCCGCGGCACGACCATCCCGAGCGAGACACCCTCCGGGCCCTGGAACAGGCGCTCGATCCCCGCCGACGCCGCCGATTCCAGCACGCGACCCCAAAGCTCGGGCGACCGGGCGAGCGCCTCCCCCACCAGGGCGACGACAGCGAGGCCGCACCGGCGCTCCACCCGGCTCGAGCCGTCACCGACCGGGAGTTCCCGTCCCTCGGGCAGAAGCAGCTCCAGCCCCCCGGCACCGATCGCGATGCCGAGAGGAAGGCGGTCCGCCCGGCCGGCGATCCTGACGAGGGCCGAGAGGAACCTGGGATCGCGGACGCGGTCCGGATCGTGCAGGCGCAGCAGTTCCACCGGCGCCCGGCAAGCCACCGCTGCGGGACGCTCCGGATGCCCGGAACGGTCCCCGACCAGCAGCGTGCCGGGGCGATCGGGTGCCAGGGTGTTGCGCACGCGGACCGGAACCCCCGAAGCCATCGCCGGATCCACGGCTTCGGGATGAAGCACGCGGGCGCCGAAGCCGGCGAGTTCCGCCGCTTCCCGGAAGGTGGCCCGCGGGAGCACCCGCGCCTCCGGCACGAGCCTCGGATCGGCCGTCATCAGGCCGTCGACGTCGGTCCAGATCTGGACCTCCCGGGCCCCGATCGCGCGAGCGAGGACGGTCGCCGTCAGATCGGATCCGCCGCGCCCGAGCGTCGTCGGGACCCCCTCCGGGGTGGCCCCGACGAATCCGCCCAGGACGGGGACGGCACCGCGCGAGGCGAGCGGTACCAGGTGACGGTGCGCGCGGTCACGGGTGGCCGCCGGATTCGGACGGGCCGCGCCGAACCGCGCGTCGGTGACGACGACGGTCCGGGGATCGACCGCCTCCGCCTCCACACCCGCGCGCCGCAGGGCCGCGGCGAACAACCGCTGCGCCATCAGCTCGCCGAACCCCATGATGCCGTCCGCGTCCGGCTCGGAGAGCTCCCCCCTCAATCGGACCGACCGGAGCGCCACGCGCAGGCGTCTCAGCTCCGCGTCGAGTCCGGCGGCGAGAGCCTCGTCTCCGGGCGCCAGTTCGCGAGCCACCGCGGCATGTCTGGCCCCGAGCTCGTCCACCCCCCGCGTGACCGCCTCGAGATCCCCGCGCCGCGCGCGCTCCATCAACCGCACGAGCGCATCGGTCACCCCCGCCATCGCCGAGGTGACGACCACCGGTTGCGAATCCCGGTGCTCCGCCACGATGCCCGCCGCCCGCGCCAGTCCCTCGGCGCCGTCCACGGAGGTGCCGCCGAACTTCATGACGATCATCCCAGCAACCCCCGCGCCGCCAGGAGCTCGGCCAGCAGGAGCGTTCCTCCCGCCGCTCCTCGAATCGTGTTGTGCCCCAGGACGACGAGGCGGAGGCCGAGCACGGGGCAGCGACGGACCCGGCCCACGGTCACCGCCATACCGTTTCCGGCCTCGCGGTCCAGGCGCGGCTGCGGGCGATGCGGATCGGTGCACACCACCACCGGTCGCACCGGAGCCGATGGTAGCCGCCGCTCCTGCGGCTCCCCGCGGAACTCCAGAAGGCGTTCCAGCGCTTCCTGCGGTTCGATCGGCGGGTCGGCCTCCAGGCTCACCGCCATCAGGTGGCCATCTTCCACCGGAACGCGGTGGCTGTGCGCCGAAACGCGCATCGATGCCGGCTCGACCCGGCCGTCACGGAGCCGGCCGAAGATCTTGGGAAGCTCGCGCTCGATCTTTTCTTCTTCACCGGGAATCCCGGGGACGACGTTCCCGACGATGTCGAGCGCCGGCACGCCCGGATAGCCGGCTCCCGAGACGGCCTGCATCGTGGAGACGACCACTCGGGTCACGCGCCGCGCGCGGGCGATCGGGGCGAGCGCCAGCGCGAGCGCGATCGTCGAGCAATTCGGGTTCGTCACGATCACCCCACGGGCCCCACGCGGAAGGATCGCCAGATGTTCCGCGTTCACCTCCGGCACGACCAGCGGCACGTGCTCCGCCATCCGGTGGGCGGCGGCGTTGCTGACGACGACCCGTCCGGCGGCGGCGAACGCCGGTTCGATCTCTCGCGCGGCGCCGGCATCGAGCGCCGACAGGACGAGCGGGGCACGGACCTGCCGCGGATCGGGGGCCCGCAGCTTCGACTCCACGAAGGCCGGAGGCCCGCCGGGAAGACGCCACGGTGCCGCCTCGGACAGGCGCATCCCCGCACGGCGCGGCGAGGCGGCGACCTCGGCGACTTCGAACCACGGATGGCCGTCGAGCGCCCGGAGAAGCCGCTGTCCGACCACCCCGGTGGCTCCGAGTATCGCGACCGGGATCTTCTGGGAGCGCTGCTCGCTCATCGGGCCCTGGCCCGGACGGCTGGCCGGCCGCCGCAGGACCGGAGTGACCTGCCGGGAAGGGGCGATGATAGCATCCGGCCATGACCCGCTACCGCGCCGTCATCTTCGATCTGGACGGAACGCTCGCCGATTCCTACGCGGCCATCGCCGACGCTCTGAACCGGGCACGAGCCGCGTTCGGTCTTCCGGCGGTTTCGGTGCGCCGGGTCCGGCGCGACGTCGGCCACGGACTCGAGGCACTGATGGCGCGCCACGTGGGACCGGAGAACGTGGAGCGCGGTGTGCGCCTGTTCCGCGAGCGCTACGCCCAGATCTTCCTCGAGGCGACGCGACCCATGAGGGGGGTGCCGGAGGTGCCGCGGCTCCTCGCCGCGGCGGGACTCCGGCTGGCGGTGGCCTCCAACAAGCCCGCCCGTTTCACCGGTCCGATCGTCGAGCGGCTCGGCCTTTCCGGAAGCGTGCGCGCGGTCCTCGGGCCGGATGGCGGGATCCCGCCGAAGCCGGAGCCGGCGATGTTGCTCCGAGCGCTCGATCTTCTCGGGACGGCCCCGCACGAGACGGTCTACGTGGGCGACATGGCCCTCGACATCCGGAGCGCAAGGGCCGCCGGGCTCGACCATCTCCTCGTGCCGACCGGGGGAACGCCGCTGGGAGAGCTCGTTCGGATCCCCGGCGCGCGGATTCTCTCGCGGCTCGAAGCCCTTCCTCGCGCTCTCGGCCTGAACGCCGCCCCGTCCGGAGCGGCCTCCGACTTACGGTCCCGTTAGCCCCCCGTTGACAGATCTCCACTCCCCGTGGTTAGATCGTCATGCCGATTCTGCCCCGCAGGACTGGAGGAGAGTTCCATGTCGGTTCGCTCTCGCGCGGTGCTGTTCGGGGCCCTTTCCCTTCTCGTCGTGGCGGTCCTTCCCGCGTGGGCGGCTCCCCCGCCCCCCGAGGATCCCTACATCGTCGAGCCGGCCGAGGGGCTTCCGATGTGGTACTGGGCCCGGTACGCGGTGTTCGACTACCACCATCATCGGAGTCCCGGAAGCCGTCCCGACATCCCCATCGAGATCGACCCGCTGACCCCGCACGCGGCCACGGCCGCGTCGGGGAGGGGAAGCGGCGTCGGCACGGGGCCGCTCGCGGGAACCGCCGGGATCCAGGCGTCGGTCGCTTTCCCCGCCACGATGGGCCGGATGCCCAGCCGTCCGGCGGGGCTCGTGCTGCGGCAGAGCCTGGTCGACGTGCGGCGGGCCCTGGGCCTCTG
The genomic region above belongs to Acidobacteriota bacterium and contains:
- a CDS encoding 4-hydroxy-tetrahydrodipicolinate synthase; this translates as MRGVFTALVTPFREGGAVDEEAFVRLVDRQLEAGVHGLVPCGTTGEAPALEQEEWERLVAVTVERAKGRVPVVAGTGTNNTALTIARTRRARELGADAALVVTPYYNKPNPAGLLAHYRAVAEEGGLPIVFYNVPSRTGLNATPEILRPIAEIELVRAVKEASGSLSQAHTLIKERPGGVAVLSGEDELTCAMTLMGGDGVVSVVSNVDPAGTVRMVEAALAGDAEAARREHERLLDLMRALFAETNPVPAKAALAALGLCADAVRPPLAPASPATRSRLEKALRAAGLLGPER
- the dapB gene encoding 4-hydroxy-tetrahydrodipicolinate reductase, encoding MGRPPGSRRHRGRVMTGRLAIEIVGFGRMGRAVARAAAERGHRVVAVRTRQGLRTPEGAPLSAAPRPDVAIEFTCAESAPGLVEELLDARVPVVSGTTGCEAAMRDLAAVARRRGVGFLWAPNFALGVLVMFRLARTAAAVLGTRVDFSPYLVEHHHAGKRDAPSGTARRLAEIVLDRTPRLERAGPVPEEGPAPPDLLPVAWIRAGAVPGTHELGWEGPGESLVLRHVCRDRSVFARGAVAAAEWLRGQDGPRSADEMIEAWLEGRGEGGQR
- a CDS encoding aspartate kinase, which gives rise to MIVMKFGGTSVDGAEGLARAAGIVAEHRDSQPVVVTSAMAGVTDALVRLMERARRGDLEAVTRGVDELGARHAAVARELAPGDEALAAGLDAELRRLRVALRSVRLRGELSEPDADGIMGFGELMAQRLFAAALRRAGVEAEAVDPRTVVVTDARFGAARPNPAATRDRAHRHLVPLASRGAVPVLGGFVGATPEGVPTTLGRGGSDLTATVLARAIGAREVQIWTDVDGLMTADPRLVPEARVLPRATFREAAELAGFGARVLHPEAVDPAMASGVPVRVRNTLAPDRPGTLLVGDRSGHPERPAAVACRAPVELLRLHDPDRVRDPRFLSALVRIAGRADRLPLGIAIGAGGLELLLPEGRELPVGDGSSRVERRCGLAVVALVGEALARSPELWGRVLESAASAGIERLFQGPEGVSLGMVVPREQAEDLVRRLHGRWVARPAPAGTGGA
- the asd gene encoding aspartate-semialdehyde dehydrogenase codes for the protein MSEQRSQKIPVAILGATGVVGQRLLRALDGHPWFEVAEVAASPRRAGMRLSEAAPWRLPGGPPAFVESKLRAPDPRQVRAPLVLSALDAGAAREIEPAFAAAGRVVVSNAAAHRMAEHVPLVVPEVNAEHLAILPRGARGVIVTNPNCSTIALALALAPIARARRVTRVVVSTMQAVSGAGYPGVPALDIVGNVVPGIPGEEEKIERELPKIFGRLRDGRVEPASMRVSAHSHRVPVEDGHLMAVSLEADPPIEPQEALERLLEFRGEPQERRLPSAPVRPVVVCTDPHRPQPRLDREAGNGMAVTVGRVRRCPVLGLRLVVLGHNTIRGAAGGTLLLAELLAARGLLG
- a CDS encoding HAD family hydrolase translates to MTRYRAVIFDLDGTLADSYAAIADALNRARAAFGLPAVSVRRVRRDVGHGLEALMARHVGPENVERGVRLFRERYAQIFLEATRPMRGVPEVPRLLAAAGLRLAVASNKPARFTGPIVERLGLSGSVRAVLGPDGGIPPKPEPAMLLRALDLLGTAPHETVYVGDMALDIRSARAAGLDHLLVPTGGTPLGELVRIPGARILSRLEALPRALGLNAAPSGAASDLRSR